The window GGCAGGTCGCTGCAGGGGGTCAGCTCACAGACCCAGCCGTCTGCTGGAACGTGGAGCCCAGTAGGGTGTTGGCGCCGTCCTGCACCGAGGTGTTCCTGGAACTGACGGAGTCGAGCAGGACGTAGAGGTAGATTTCCTAGGTGCTGTTGAGGGCCTCTGCGCTGTCAAACATGCAGAGCGGTTTCTCCAGGGCCACGGTGCTCAGGGTGGGGTTTTTGGTGGCAAAGGTCACACtggccagctggggctggagggtcaCACCCAGGCACAAGCAGCCTAGGGCCAGCCAGGCCCGGAGTGAAGGCATCGCTCGGGACGAGACACGAAGGAGCGGGGCGGCCAGTCCAGCGGACGAACTCCGCGCCTCTTCACAGAAGCGTTTCTTATAAAATATTGGTGCTaaccctggccactgtggctcagttatTTGGAGAATTCTCCCATGAACCCAAAGGATGGGCAGGTtcgattctgagtcagggcatGGGTGCATTctggaggcaggcaatcaagggtgccctctcacactgatgtttccctctctaaaaatcaacacaagcaaaaaaaaatttttaatcctaGATCATTGATACCTGTATATAAAATTCTACCCTCAAAAGccaggtaatactttcaacaatatatatataaagtaaaaataagctccagctggtttagctcaatggatagagcttcagcctgtggattgaaggattctgggttcaattcagtTAAAAACACATGCCTTGGTTGGGGGCTGGATCCAGAGtagagtgtgcagggggcagccactcaatgattctctctcatcactgatgtttctgtccctctccctcttccttccctccgacatttatagaaatatattaaaaaataaagtaacaataaaattataatttaaaaaattctactacTGCTTATCAGTCACAGGAAGGAAATGAACCAAAATGACAGTTCATCCTTCCTAATCTCTTAAAACACGGATGGCAAGAGGTTTGGGATCACATCCGACATAGAAGTAAGGCTTTAGCACCTCAGAAAAAGTATCCCTGAAGGAATGGATGTGAGACATGTCATTCAAACTGTAAAAGGAAATGTGACCCATCTCATAGTCCAGATAGATGCCAATCCCTCTGGGCCTTTCCTGCAGCACAAGGGTGACAGAAACAGGCCCTCCAGCCACATAGTCACCGTCCTGCAGCTGAATCGTCCAACATCTGTCCTCCTGTCTGAGCAGGGGCTGCTTTCTCTCCTTGGAAAGGGAGTCTTTACAGACCCCCACGGCCCACTCAGGCTTGTCATCCACCTGGACCTCCCAGTAATGTCGGCCACAGTCAAACCCTTCAGAGCCCAGGACAACTGCGTTGTCGGCAAATCCCTTTGGATTCCGATGAACTCCTTGCTTTTTCCTCACAAATGTCACAGACTTTTTATCCTCAGACACAAGCAGATGAGGATGTGCAGTTTCGGGATCCAGAGTAACTTCTTCTCTAAATGTCTGCATGATTTGCAGCAGGGCCGAACACTGTGGCGGAAGACTGAATTCTTCTCTCTTATACTTCAAGCAATAGACATCTGGAGGGTCTAGGCGATCACAACGGCGGAGGACACCCTTGATGTTCATCAGCAGTTTCACATCTGACACCACACTCATCTCTGCCATCTCCTTGCGTAGAACTCTAAGTTTGGAAATGTGGTCTGAAAATGCAGCTTTGTTTGCAGTGAGATTCCGTAGAATGTGCTGCTCTTGTGCAGCTAGCCTTGAGTGAACTGCCGCTTGCTCACACTCTATGGATACCATCACACTCTCATATTCAGAGGCTAACTTCACTCTCTGCTTTTCCACCTTTTCTCTCAGTTCTGATCGTTGCCTGTCTTGAGTGGCTAATAGTTTCTGAAGGTCTGCCAGCTGCTCCTTCAGGGGCTCAATGTAACTCCTGAGCTTCTGCCTGTGATGAGAGGCAGCCTCGTCCACGGGCCTCACGTGgtggccctggtggtcagggggCTGAGGGCACAGGGGACACAACAACTTTAGGTCCTCCTCGCAGAAGAGGGTCAGGGCCTGGTTGTGCTTCTCACACAAGCGCCTCTCTTCCTGCTGCTTCATCTTGGCCCCAGTGATCTGGAGGAGCTTGGCCATGTCAACCATCCTTCCCAGCTGGGTGTTGCTCCACAGGTGCCTCTCTTTGCATGGGTGACGGCACACAGCGCAAGGGAACCTGTCCTGCACATCAGCCCAGGAGTGCTGGATGCAGGAGCGGCAGAAGTTGTGCCCACATTCGATGGTGACAGGGTCTCCCAGGTTATCCAGGCAGATGGGACAGTTGATTTCTGTCTGGAGATTTGCCACAGCTCCTTCGCCTGCCATTTCTATTGTCAATTAAGGTCAGCCCCTGGTGTCCTGTGAGGTCCTTAGCTACAGAGGTAGGTGCCCAGAGGAGCTCCACTGCCCACCTCCAGACAATCAAAGTAGTTGGAGGACTACTGTCCTTGGCAGCTCAGAGGATATGAATCCAAGTTCAGCAATTCTCTTGGTCAGAGAGCAACGATGACTCTTAAGTACCGATTGGTTCCAGGAGCAGACGGCTCTTGTCCAGTTCATAGCGGCGAAAGCAAAAGGAGAACCTCCCACAAGGCTCTCTCTCTGGCACAGGACTCTAAACATAATTTTCTAAAGTTCTCAGCAAATTTCATTAGAAGTCTTAATATCACAATTTCCTTTCTATAGGATGGGTAGCTGCATTTTCACTGTTTGGATAACACATGTTTCACTTGATAGAAGcttccatactacctaaagctcCTCATGTTACTTTTTGTCAGCAGTCATTTTAAGACTAATTATTTACAAATTCATCCTCTGTTCCAGAATAAGTTTCAGAAAAGCTTAAGCTCACATCTGTCTTACTCTTAGGTCACAGTAAGACCAATGGTAGGGTGCTCAGTTGTACTACTTCCTCACTTCTGTCCCCTGAGTCAGTCTTTACAGGAAGACAACTCTTGCTTTAAGGTAAATTCTTGGCACATTACACATACAGGCAAACACTGtaggaagacataaaaataacTAGTTAATGTTCACTGAGCCCTTTGAGGGGTCAAGCTTTGTTTTTAGCCCTTTTCATATCTTAACTTTGTTAATAATTAACAATAGTCGTTCAAGGTGTCACTAATTGTTGTACTGGTGTAGCaactgaggaacagagagttGTTAgactgtccaaggtcacacagtttgtAAGTTAGAATTGGGTTTCACACCCAGGCAGTGGGGCTATGGAGCCCTGTTCTCAGTTGGGGTATACTACCTCCTTCCATAAATCACAGCTTAGGGGAAATGTGGTGGAAAACACTTAAGCAATTAGTTAACTGACTATCAATTAGCAGGACTTCAAGTTGTGATAGTAAATATTAATcatgatttctgttttctttttccccagttTCATGGTTTTCTCCAAATGAAAATATCCTTATTGTTATTTTCCCAATGTTGGCTGTACTTCTGTTCTGGGGACAGTTTGGTATTGTGAGTAAGtacttatttctattttcatttatgttttaGTGATGAAATTGTCACTTCTAGGAGGCAATATTGgtgaaatattatatttaaattatgttaGGAAGTATGATAATGTTATAAATAAGAATATACAGTCTTAATATTAATATTCTCCTTGAAGTATAAATATATACTCATAATTTGCTGCAGTTcctaagaagttttttttttcttcttaaagaatgaaTAGTGGGAATCCTAATAATAACATACCTAAAACTCCTGCTGgttttaatgtttacagagcATTTACACACAAATTCTTGGTGAGGAGATGGTCACAGCTTACATTACACTGTTAAGATAGGACTTTGCACTTCTGAGCATTAAGACTTCCCTCTCTTCATTTTCCCAGTTTGAACTTCTCTGTATACATGTGTGCATCTTTGGAAAGGCCCAGTTTGAACCATGTTGTCATCCTTACTGTGCAATTCTGCAGCCCCTAAGGAAGTAGCCCCAGGAGGGTGTGTTCTTTGATCAGGTTTTGCTGGAATAGCCATGTGTCTAAACTTCTCAGGGCAGATCTTGGTGCTGCATCAGATGTAGCATGAACAATGTAGAATTGTCACTGCTAAGTAGAAAGGTGGCATTCTGGTTGATGATTATGCTTAACCAGGTACAGTTGACCCTCAAACGGGTTAGGTTATGTGGAACCACGTagatgtggaattttttttttcaggaaataccataaatgtattttctcttccttatgattttttttaataacattttctattCTCTAAGTTATTACTTCATATAAGAATACAGTATTtgatacatataacatacaaaatatgtgttaatcaactgttaaTTTTATCTGTAaggattctggtcaagagtaGGGTAtcagtagttaagttttgggggagtttaAAGTCatatgtggattttaaaaatatatattttttattgatttcagagaggaagggagaaggagagagagacagaaacatcagtgatgagagtgtcattgattggctgcctcctgcacaccccacactggggatcaagcccacagcctacaacctggctatgtgccctaaccgggaattgaaccatgacctactggttcataggttcatggtcaaccactgaaccatgccagctggaccATATGTGAATTTTTGACTGTATGATGTGCCGGCGTCAGCTCTCCTAACCCCTGTATTAttcagggtcaactgtatttccACACCAGTTTGATTTCCACACCAGTTTGGTTAAGGAAATTTACTAAATTAGTGAAGTTTTGAGGTGACATTCTaaacttttaaactttaaatCTGTAAGATAATATTCCTTGTCTTCCAATAGTCCACTGAAATAGTCAGTCATTGAAGGCCAGTGAACATTTATGCAAGGCAAGGAATAATGctgattatttgtatttatttcattctGCAAACTTTAAAACAGTGTAAACTAGTAAAATATTCTAGTGAATTGGCCTATTGTAAATTTCACGAATTTTACTTTTACTTGGAAGTTTAAGGAATGTATatctaaaatgattatataaaaaTGGAGAGGGGGTTGACTGACTGGGTATATTTTAAGGGCCCTCCTCAATGGATGGCACTCTGGAAATGCTTTGTGATTTCAAAGGCAAAAAAGGGGAAGTAAAAGGCTAACAGTGACAACTGTCAAGACATGTCACAACTCTCACTTTCAAAACGGTGTCTAGAATTTCTGTGGAAATTTTCATACAATTTCAAAAGGCCTTTTATATCAATCAAAAGACTGGTATAGCATCAAGACCTCATCAGTCGTCCCTGATATTAGGGAAGGCCTTGAACCCTGGTGGCAAACCCTGGCATTAAGACCTTTGTCATATAATTACAGTAGGGACTTGTCTTTCTTTAAGAACATAAAGTCATTTCAGAGTGTGATTTGTTGCATTTGGATTGACTTCAGTTTGTTGGTCATGGCATTCTCATTAGTAATATTATTTTCAGAGGACTGAACCAGGAATGAGTGTTGCTGTCAGCAATGTTTTGACAAAATaagatttataaatttgttttctgACTAAAAATGTAATACATATCACTTTAGAATACCTTATACAataaatactaaaggcccagtgcacagatttgtgcactggtggggtgccttggcctggcctgcagcctctcgcaatctgggactccttgggggatgtcagagagtctgTTTCAGCTCGATTCCCGCAGGCCAAGcagagggacctcaccagtgcacaaatccgtgcaccaggcctctagtatgcatataagatctttggttaatttcttcctgccctccccccccttctcccttccctctgagattcatcagtctgttccatgtttccatgcctgtggtttctgctcctgcatttagcgtgccccctggttgtcagtgtgcatgATAGCTACTGTCTGGTCAAATGGTTGGCTGGTCAGCCGGTCACTTAGGCATGCATATATATGAAGTTATagagaataaacaaaaataatctagAATCCCACAACCTAGAAATAAACTATTGGTCTAGTGTAGCgaattttctgctttcttttctgtcttttttctatatatttttgttacctttcttaaaaaaagaaaaaccaaaatagGGTCGTATAGCTTATATACTTGTACATAATGATTCCCCCACCTATGTTTTCAGAAATCTTGTTATAGCTGCCGCTGCTCTGTTTTCACAGATGCATGTAATTTATTCAATTCTCATCTTGATTAATATTAAGGatgtttccagtttttcttttttttttaatactaggGAAATAAGTCTGCTAAGGATATGTAAAAATGTAAATGGCAGAGATATTTTAAGGCTTTTGATACGTACTCCCAAGTGTTTTCTAGAAACATTGCATCAATTACTACTACAGATGAGAATACCTGACTttctctgcccagccctgacatttttataattctaaaatCTTTGCTAATttgatggatgaaaaaaaatcctgttttaattttcatttttgttttagtgaggtgaatattcttttttatatttattctactGGTCATGTTTTAAGGAATATACTTATGAACCTAAATATTTTGGTGACAGTATTTTATTTAGGCTCATCTTAGAACAAATAAcagtggtgtgagtgtgtgtgtaaggcACATAATATATTTGATTCACTCAGCTTGGACTCAGATTTGAAGGTGTGTATAAAAATATCCCCTAAACGTTTGTGGAGTCCTTGTGCTGTGTGATGGGCTCATTGTAAAGCACTATCCAccttggacttgtatgtctatttcctttaccaggtCAAGGaagttttcatcattattttttcaaatatgttttcaatttcttgccttctctcttttccttctgtacCCTCATGTTGGGAATATTGATAAGCTGAATCAAGGAACTTAagctgaagttgtcccagagactccttacactgtcctgactttttttttggggggggggggggcgtggaagGAGGGGTaggattcatttttctctttgcttttctgattggatgttttttgcttccttatctttcaaatccctgatttgattctctgcttcatctactctactgttaattccctgtaatgtattcttccTTTCAGTTcttgcattcttcatttctgactggttctttatGTTGTCTATCTCcattatgtttcctatctctttgttgaagttctcactgaaaTATTTGAGCATCCTCATAACcggtgttttgaactctgcagctggtagattgcttgtctgttttgtttagtgcttttctggagttttgttctattctttagtttgggacatgtttccttctctcctcatTTTGGTAGCCTtcttatgtttgtttctatgtattaggtagagctgctatgtctacCAGTCTTAGTAGAGTAGCCCTCTATAGTAGGTGTGCTGTAGGGCCTAGTGGTGCAGCATCCCCTGTCACCCCAGCTAAGCTATCCAGGCGTgcccccttgtgggctgtgtgcacccttctgttatagttgagccttgattattGTCGTCATATCATTGGAAGGGTTTTACTCCCAAGACAATCAGCTGGGAGGACTGGCAGCAACCACAGCACAGGATCTGCTGTGCAGGGTCCAACTCCACAGAGCAAGACTCACTTCATCAGAGCTCTGGTGCCTGATGAGTGTCTCTCTGGTAGAAGTGGTTGGGTGATGATTCTGAAGCTAGCCACCAAATATGCTAGCTCTAGTAGGTGCAGGCCCAAGATCACCTTTTGCCTGTGCCTTGTCCAGGGCCTTCCAGCATGAggtacaaagcaatctgcagatggctgttacttgtgctgggcttgaagGTGTCAAGGCTGGCTACCACTAGTGCTGTACCTGGGGCCACTTAGTAAGAGGCACGAggcacactgaggccagatgcttGTTTTGGGCTTGTGAacatttgagagattttaggaaaatttgGAGCATGAGCCTAGACaggctgtttgtatggaaaagccactggaaagggCTTGGGTGAGCCTGCAAGTTTGATGGCACTGAGACTCAGGGAATCACTAGGAAGGGGCTAACAGTGTGAGCTAGGTTGATGGAGACACAGATATGGGGCTCACCTGCTGGCTCTTTGGGGAGAagtctcagcaaaggaacaagGGCTGCTGCCAGCGCTTATGTCTGAGAAAAAGCTGACTCTTCAGCCCTGCCCCTAAAGGCAGACAATTCAGCTTCTCCAGGTATGTCCCTGACACATCTTTGAAGTTTCAGCCCGAGGCTAGAGTTCAGAGCCAATGAGTCCAAGAAGTCCTTGTTTGGGCCTTTTCCAAGGAATTGCCTGGGAGGGACTTCAGGAGCTCTTTGTCTCCCTCAGCCACAATTCCCACTGTTTTTTACAGTCAGAAGTTTTGGGGACTTTTTTCCTGGTGCTGGAATCCTGGACTGGGGGACCTGGTGGGGCTGGGACACCTCCCTCCTCAGCAAGGACCTCCACAGTGGAGATATCCCTTCCCATTTTTATCCACCATGTGTCATGGATCAGCCTGTTTTTCCTCTCTACCCCTTttaccagtctccatgtggctttttcttttatatccttagttgtaggacttccattcagctagatttcaggcagttctcagTCACGATTGTTCTGTAGGTTAGTTGTGGTTTTTATGTAgttgtgggaggatgcaagtACTGTCTTTACCTATCTGGCATATTGACCTAAACTTGGGTTATATACTTTTTAGAGTGTGGTATCTTATAACTCTTAAACTATAAATAGTAACTCCTTAACTTCTTTGATGACCCTGTAAGGTCTGTATTTGACCACAGGGGATTTCTCTCAGTGGTTTTCTAGGTCTGCATGTCGGTCTTTTGGTGGTTTAAGACAAAACCTGAAACTTCCATAGGTCAAACATTCATAAAGGCAGCAGCTTGTTTTTTCACTTTGAGGAGAAAGAGTTTCCTTATCCCAGAGCATTACCTTGAATTGATCTCAGGAGGCCATTGATCCTCCCGAGGACAAAGCCTGAGAAGACTTCTGAACTCCTGAAGCCAAGCCAAGAGCTCTCGCATACGGTGAGACCTAGACCATCTTTCAGAGATAAAGGCATCCTACAGAGAAGTGTCCCTAAATACCTTTGCCTTTAGTTTTACCTTACCAATTTGTAAGTTGAGTCTTATACTTAGCAAACAGCTCACAGGTGACTGGAATCTAACACTGAGCTTTAACCAAAGTAACAAATCTCTGGCAGTGCTGCATTTCAGGTACTTTGTTTTGTTCTGACTCACAGTTTCCATTCCACTGGCAGTTAAGTTTCTGGTTGGTTTTCATGGTTCTTCTTCCTCATTCTTTGATGATATAACAGGTACTTTCCATCACTGAgatgtttaataaatgatttcAAGCACTGCTTATCAAGACCTCTTGTTCCTGCAAGATTAAGGTTCAATTCCACCTCAAGAACTGGCTAACATTTAGAAATTCTTTGAGATAGGTATGTCTAGGCTTACCTTTCCCTTCACTGAACTTTTGTTGTTTATAAGGAGTCTTTGCCTTACACAGACCTGGGAGACCATAAGCATGACCACGTAAGGCAAAACTCTGTAAAACAATTTAATAATGAGCATGGGAAATTACTATTGCTCCATGATCCCtaaattttttgttaaaatattgaaaactcccttactgtacacctaaaactaatataatagcgTATGCCAAATGTAGctgaaaaaaacttttttaaactCTCAGTAATGACTGTATTAGGAAATGAAACAAGTCTAAAACTAATATTTAGTACATGGgaaattaaaacattacaaaCATTGAAAATGAAACCATTTTATCAAGAGTGGTTTAAACAATGCTTGTCATATAACTTTGAATACAGAACAAGCATCATCTTTATGCTTGGTGAATTGTCATACTTCTTCTAAGTTCAGATCAGCTTCCAGTATTTTACCCTTTGCATTTTCAGTGTCATGAATGATCTCTAAGAGTTCCTTTCATGTGAAGGTtttgttttgtgggggttttttgtttgtttgtttttgccagagtcacttcattttttttaagaaaattgattttggagagagaggacggaagagggagagagagaaaaagagaaacattgattggctgcctcccacacgcacctgaCTAGGTATCTTGA is drawn from Myotis daubentonii chromosome 3, mMyoDau2.1, whole genome shotgun sequence and contains these coding sequences:
- the LOC132229286 gene encoding tripartite motif-containing protein 75-like → MAGEGAVANLQTEINCPICLDNLGDPVTIECGHNFCRSCIQHSWADVQDRFPCAVCRHPCKERHLWSNTQLGRMVDMAKLLQITGAKMKQQEERRLCEKHNQALTLFCEEDLKLLCPLCPQPPDHQGHHVRPVDEAASHHRQKLRSYIEPLKEQLADLQKLLATQDRQRSELREKVEKQRVKLASEYESVMVSIECEQAAVHSRLAAQEQHILRNLTANKAAFSDHISKLRVLRKEMAEMSVVSDVKLLMNIKGVLRRCDRLDPPDVYCLKYKREEFSLPPQCSALLQIMQTFREEVTLDPETAHPHLLVSEDKKSVTFVRKKQGVHRNPKGFADNAVVLGSEGFDCGRHYWEVQVDDKPEWAVGVCKDSLSKERKQPLLRQEDRCWTIQLQDGDYVAGGPVSVTLVLQERPRGIGIYLDYEMGHISFYSLNDMSHIHSFRDTFSEVLKPYFYVGCDPKPLAIRVLRD